The Helianthus annuus cultivar XRQ/B chromosome 16, HanXRQr2.0-SUNRISE, whole genome shotgun sequence genome includes a window with the following:
- the LOC110919994 gene encoding protein CfxQ homolog, giving the protein MNVLTHCWVSISDCKETKLRKEAKGRILFVDQSYCLIPMQKSDDKDYGLQALEEIMSVMDNSKVVVILAGYSEPMKRVITSNEGFCRRVTKFFTFDDFMTEDLAKILHLKMNNQTEGSLLYGFKLDPSCTVESVENLIKTVTSDKQRKKMNAGLVDRLLVNARENLDLRLSFDYI; this is encoded by the exons ATGAATGTACTAACACATTGTTGGGTTTCAATTTCTGATTGTAAAGAGACCAAACTG AGAAAAGAAGCCAAAGGGAGGATCCTATTTGTAGACCAATCATACTGTTTGATACCAATGCAAAAATCAGACGATAAAGATTACGGTTTACAAGCCCTTGAAGAAATAATGTCGGTTATGGATAACAGTAAAGTGGTAGTTATACTTGCGGGCTATAGTGAGCCAATGAAACGCGTGATCACTTCTAACGAAGGTTTTTGTAGACGCGTGACAAAGTTTTTCACTTTCGACGACTTTATGACCGAAGATTTAGCCAAGATTCTTCATTTGAAGATGAATAATCAAACGGAGGGTAGTTTATTATACGGGTTTAAGTTGGATCCTTCATGTACAGTTGAAAGTGTCGAGAATTTGATAAAGACCGTAACCAGTGACAAACAGAGGAAAAAGATGAATGCGGGGTTGGTAGATCGATTGTTAGTTAATGCGCGAGAGAATCTTGATTTGAGACTTAGTTTTGATTACATATAA